One window of Leguminivora glycinivorella isolate SPB_JAAS2020 chromosome 9, LegGlyc_1.1, whole genome shotgun sequence genomic DNA carries:
- the LOC125229888 gene encoding glutenin, high molecular weight subunit PW212-like — MKTLCIFFVIAITSTMAMQIRPKRQSSQSGEDSNDLEDRYGRQNQGRPQWNQFQRPNRFPGQNQFPGQNQFPGQNQFPGQNQFPGQNQFPGQNQFPSQNQFPGQGQFPGQGQFPGQGQFPGQGQLPNQNQTRTNSRLHPLPLTMEIATLRVRTAASASAP, encoded by the exons ATGAAGACGCTGTGCATCTTTTTTGTTATTG CTATCACCAGCACCATGGCGATGCAGATCAGGCCTAAGCGGCAGTCCAGCCAATCCGGCGAGGACTCAAATGACTTAGAAGACCGCTACGGCAGGCAGAACCAGGGCAGACCACAGTGGAACCAGTTCCAGAGACCGAACCGATTCCCTGGACAAAACCAGTTCCCGGGGCAAAACCAGTTCCCTGGCCAAAACCAATTCCCGGGGCAAAACCAATTCCCTGGACAAAATCAATTCCCTGGACAAAATCAATTCCCAAGCCAGAATCAGTTTCCAGGACAGGGACAATTCCCTGGTCAG GGCCAGTTCCCAGGACAAGGGCAGTTCCCAGGACAAGGACAGCTCCctaaccaaaaccaaaccagaaccAACAGTCGACTGCATCCCCTACCCCTAACAATGG AAATAGCAACACTGCGAGTCAGGACCGCTGCATCAGCCAGTGCCCCGTGA
- the LOC125229394 gene encoding uncharacterized protein LOC125229394: MLSGRLLFCAILLAAWHEAHTASLPYLRLPRLDAERLEDVADPRLPGDVEMPVEPRARVREGVPPPLCAGRCASPPRGPVCAFDAAGTARTFATLCELEAVSCRESTYYAITSLGEC, from the exons ATGTTAAGCGGGAGGCTTCTGTTTTGCGCGATATTACTTGCTG CGTGGCACGAGGCTCACACCGCCAGCCTCCCGTACTTGCGGCTGCCGCGGCTGGACGCCGAGCGGCTCGAGGACGTGGCGGACCCGCGCCTGCCCGGGGACGTGGAGATGCCCGTGGAGCCGCGCGCGCGCGTGCGCGAGGGCGTGCCGCCGCCGCTCTGCGCGGGCCGCTGCGCCTCGCCGCCGCGCGGCCCGGTCTGCGCCTTCGACGCCGCTGGCACGGCGCGCACGTTCGCGACGCTTTGTGAGCTAGAGGCAGTCTCGTGCCGTGAGAGCACTT ATTATGCTATCACAAGCTTGGGCGAGTGTTGA
- the LOC125229395 gene encoding Kazal peptide Pr13a-like: protein MKAVTFAIFAVLFVAVSCRPDKPDLTKLKAEAARKKACTHDCTSVALDPVCAGKQGDKPKSFANECVMNNYNCEHKDTLHKISKGECPGSQGIRLS from the exons ATGAAGGCAGTCACTTTTGCTATTTTCG CGGTCCTGTTTGTGGCGGTGTCTTGCCGGCCGGACAAGCCAGACCTGACCAAGTTGAAGGCCGAGGCTGCTCGCAAGAAGGCCTGCACACACGACTGCACCTCCGTGGCCCTCGACCCCGTCTGCGCAGGCAAGCAGGGCGACAAGCCCAAGTCTTTCGCCAACGAGTGCGTCATGAACAACTACAATTGCGAACACAAGGACA CGCTGCACAAGATCAGCAAAGGTGAATGCCCCGGCTCGCAAGGAATCCGCCTGTCCTAA